One genomic segment of Pandoraea sputorum includes these proteins:
- a CDS encoding extracellular solute-binding protein, which yields MKLWITRAARTLALFTLLGAGAAHAQQTAICYNCPPEWADWAGQVKSIAQDTGIRVPLDNKNSGQAVAQLIAEQKAPVADIVYLGITSAIEAAKKGLLAPYKPANWDQVPANLKDPNGMWTTIHSGTVGFFVNRDALEGKPVPRSWADLLKPEYKGMVGYLDPSSAFAGYAAAIAANQALGGSMDNFAPAIGFFQKLKANAPIVPKQTAYARVLSGEIPILIDFDFNAYRAIYKDRANVQFVIPMEGSVSLPYVIALVKNAPHADNGKKVIDYTLSDKGQAHWAQAFLRPVRASTMPADVAAKFLPASDYARVKPVDLQKLAAQQDAFGQQYLKNVR from the coding sequence ATGAAGCTTTGGATCACCCGCGCCGCTCGCACGCTGGCGTTGTTCACCTTGCTCGGCGCTGGCGCCGCGCATGCTCAGCAGACGGCGATCTGCTACAACTGCCCGCCGGAATGGGCGGACTGGGCCGGTCAGGTCAAGTCGATTGCGCAAGACACTGGCATTCGCGTGCCGCTGGACAACAAGAACTCGGGGCAAGCGGTCGCGCAGCTGATCGCAGAACAAAAGGCCCCGGTCGCCGACATCGTCTATCTGGGCATCACCTCGGCCATCGAAGCCGCGAAGAAGGGCCTGCTCGCCCCGTACAAGCCTGCGAACTGGGATCAGGTACCGGCCAACCTGAAGGATCCGAACGGCATGTGGACAACGATCCACTCGGGCACGGTCGGCTTCTTCGTGAACCGCGATGCGCTGGAGGGCAAGCCGGTGCCGCGTTCGTGGGCCGACCTGCTCAAGCCGGAATACAAGGGCATGGTGGGTTATCTGGATCCGAGCAGCGCCTTCGCAGGCTACGCGGCCGCGATTGCCGCCAACCAGGCGCTCGGCGGTTCGATGGACAACTTTGCCCCGGCAATCGGCTTCTTCCAGAAGCTCAAGGCCAACGCGCCGATCGTGCCGAAGCAAACGGCTTACGCTCGCGTACTCTCGGGTGAAATCCCCATCCTGATCGACTTCGACTTCAACGCTTACCGCGCCATCTACAAGGACCGCGCCAACGTGCAGTTCGTGATTCCGATGGAAGGTTCGGTGTCGCTGCCGTACGTGATCGCTCTCGTGAAGAATGCGCCGCATGCCGACAACGGTAAGAAGGTGATCGACTACACGCTATCGGACAAGGGCCAAGCGCACTGGGCACAAGCGTTCCTGCGTCCGGTGCGTGCCAGCACCATGCCGGCCGACGTCGCTGCGAAGTTCCTGCCCGCGAGCGACTATGCCCGCGTGAAGCCGGTCGATCTGCAAAAGCTCGCCGCACAGCAGGACGCGTTCGGTCAGCAGTATCTGAAGAACGTGCGCTAA
- a CDS encoding ABC transporter permease codes for MRDLTLPRGWRVALLLPALAVFLAFWLLPMAALVQVSGDGHAFETYRAILTNARYLDSLWQTVVLSALVTLATLALSLVAGLFLTRHDFPGKSALVSMLTLPLAFPGVVVGFMVIMLAGRQGLIGDLTSKLIGHKVVFAYSLTGLFLGYLYFSIPRVILAVMAAAESLDHSLTEAASSLGAGPFAIARDVTLPALAPALIASGAMCFATSVGAFGTAFTLATDIDVLPMTIYTEFTLNANVATAAALSVILGIVTWAVLMLARNFTGQAVAAGG; via the coding sequence ATGCGTGACCTGACTCTGCCGCGCGGCTGGCGCGTGGCACTTCTGCTACCGGCACTGGCGGTTTTTCTGGCGTTCTGGCTCTTGCCGATGGCCGCACTTGTGCAGGTAAGCGGCGACGGTCACGCGTTCGAGACCTATCGCGCCATTCTCACCAATGCGCGTTATCTCGATAGCCTGTGGCAAACCGTGGTGCTGTCGGCTCTTGTCACACTGGCTACTCTGGCGTTGTCGCTTGTGGCGGGCCTCTTCCTCACCCGTCATGACTTTCCGGGCAAATCGGCCCTCGTGTCGATGTTGACCCTGCCGCTGGCGTTCCCCGGCGTGGTGGTCGGTTTCATGGTCATCATGCTGGCGGGACGTCAGGGTCTGATCGGCGATCTGACGTCGAAACTCATCGGCCATAAGGTCGTGTTCGCGTACTCGCTCACCGGTCTGTTTCTCGGTTATCTGTATTTCTCGATTCCGCGTGTGATTCTGGCCGTGATGGCCGCCGCGGAATCCCTCGATCATTCGCTCACGGAAGCGGCGTCGTCGCTGGGCGCAGGCCCCTTCGCGATTGCCCGCGACGTGACGCTGCCCGCGCTCGCCCCCGCGCTGATCGCCTCGGGCGCGATGTGCTTCGCGACCTCGGTCGGCGCGTTCGGCACGGCCTTTACGCTTGCCACCGACATCGACGTGCTGCCGATGACCATCTACACCGAGTTCACGCTCAACGCCAACGTGGCGACGGCGGCGGCCCTCTCGGTGATTCTCGGCATCGTCACGTGGGCGGTGCTGATGCTCGCCCGCAATTTCACTGGGCAGGCTGTCGCCGCCGGAGGTTGA
- a CDS encoding ABC transporter ATP-binding protein has translation MKLTSIPIHLERCAKTFHGNTVLQPLDLTIGAGETLVLLGPSGCGKTTTLRMIAGLERPDAGGRVRFGDEDVTRLPIEKRRVGMVFQNYALFPNFTVRGNVAYGLKLRGLPSAQIDKRVDELLDLVHLTPYADRAIAQLSGGQKQRVALARALAPEPRVLLLDEPLTALDAKLRETVRADMDRLLRGLGVTTVYVTHDQDEAMALGDRIVVMSAGRIEQIGAPRDIYYQPASRHVANFVGTLNRLAGVWRDGHFHLEGGHVECPNVRADVQELYFRPEDAIVVPAGDAPLTGQIEEVQFLGDRTRLTLSGVSTAGAVLVEVSSRRECRVGDKVGLSLPAAHVFSLHG, from the coding sequence ATGAAACTGACTTCCATCCCCATTCATCTCGAACGCTGTGCCAAGACGTTTCACGGCAACACTGTGCTGCAGCCGCTCGATCTGACGATCGGTGCAGGCGAGACGCTGGTGCTGCTCGGCCCGTCGGGATGCGGCAAGACCACGACGCTGCGCATGATCGCCGGGCTTGAGCGCCCCGACGCCGGTGGACGCGTTCGCTTCGGCGACGAAGACGTCACGCGCCTGCCTATCGAGAAGCGTCGCGTCGGCATGGTCTTTCAGAATTACGCCCTATTCCCGAACTTCACCGTACGCGGCAATGTGGCATACGGCCTCAAGTTGCGCGGTCTGCCCTCGGCGCAGATCGACAAGCGTGTGGACGAGTTGCTCGATCTGGTGCATCTCACGCCCTACGCAGACCGCGCGATCGCACAGCTCTCCGGCGGCCAGAAGCAACGTGTCGCCCTGGCGCGTGCGCTCGCACCTGAGCCGCGTGTGCTGCTGCTCGACGAACCGCTCACCGCCCTCGACGCCAAGCTGCGTGAGACAGTGCGCGCCGACATGGACCGTTTGCTGCGTGGGCTGGGGGTGACGACGGTGTACGTCACGCACGATCAGGACGAAGCAATGGCGCTCGGCGACCGCATCGTGGTGATGAGCGCGGGCCGTATCGAACAGATCGGCGCGCCGCGTGACATCTACTACCAACCGGCGTCGCGTCACGTAGCCAACTTCGTCGGCACGCTCAATCGTCTGGCGGGGGTGTGGCGTGACGGGCACTTCCATCTGGAAGGCGGTCATGTCGAATGCCCGAACGTGCGTGCCGATGTTCAGGAGCTGTACTTCCGTCCCGAGGACGCCATCGTCGTGCCCGCTGGCGACGCCCCGCTGACCGGCCAGATCGAAGAGGTGCAGTTCCTCGGCGACCGCACGCGTCTGACGCTCAGTGGCGTGTCCACCGCTGGTGCGGTGCTCGTCGAAGTTTCCAGCCGTCGCGAGTGCCGCGTCGGCGATAAGGTGGGCTTGTCGCTGCCCGCCGCCCATGTCTTTTCGCTTCACGGATAA
- a CDS encoding ABC transporter permease produces the protein MLKKTLFTLQLLLTLLMCAFLLIPVGMSILAGLSVNYFRGPSAGLTFKWVIQVWQDYHDAILNSLYVGVATLVLVALLGVPAGYVLARWQSRFARWIEELLTLPIALPGLASALALISVYGGMRGFRESLAFIVVGHVIFTLPFMVRAVAAACADSRIKMMEEGAASLGASFLRRFMTVVLPNIRGEIVAAALIVVTLSLGEFNLTWMLHTPDTKTLPVGLADAYASLRLEIGSAYTAVFFVLIVPLLIVMQMTAQRAKVRNSRGRT, from the coding sequence ATGCTCAAGAAAACCCTTTTCACGCTGCAATTGCTGCTCACGCTGCTGATGTGCGCGTTCTTGCTGATTCCGGTGGGGATGTCGATTCTCGCCGGGCTGTCGGTGAACTATTTTCGTGGTCCGTCGGCTGGCCTCACGTTCAAGTGGGTGATTCAGGTCTGGCAGGACTATCACGACGCGATTCTGAATTCGCTGTACGTCGGTGTCGCCACGCTGGTGCTGGTCGCGCTGCTTGGCGTGCCCGCCGGTTACGTCCTCGCCCGCTGGCAAAGCCGTTTCGCGCGCTGGATCGAAGAACTGCTGACGTTGCCCATCGCGCTGCCCGGACTGGCGAGTGCGCTGGCCCTCATCAGCGTGTACGGCGGCATGCGCGGCTTTCGCGAAAGTCTGGCGTTCATCGTCGTGGGGCACGTGATCTTCACGCTGCCGTTCATGGTGCGTGCGGTGGCGGCGGCCTGCGCCGACTCGCGCATCAAGATGATGGAAGAGGGCGCAGCGAGCCTCGGCGCGAGCTTCCTGAGACGTTTCATGACGGTGGTGCTGCCTAACATCCGCGGCGAAATCGTGGCGGCGGCGCTGATCGTCGTGACGCTCTCGCTCGGCGAATTCAACCTCACGTGGATGCTGCACACGCCCGACACCAAGACGCTCCCGGTGGGGCTGGCAGATGCCTACGCGTCGCTGCGTCTGGAGATCGGCAGCGCGTACACGGCGGTGTTCTTCGTGCTGATCGTGCCGCTGCTCATCGTCATGCAGATGACGGCCCAACGGGCAAAGGTCCGCAATTCGCGCGGGCGCACCTGA
- a CDS encoding phosphodiesterase, whose translation MLFAQISDLHIKRPGKLAYRRVDTATYLERCVARLNTLTPRPDFVVLTGDLVDFGAREEYEHLRRLLTPLEIPYYLVIGNHDGRDALREVFPEHTYLGKPGDFVQYTAMFGPLRLVALDTQDPPNGGGKLCDERLQWLEATLASDTQTPTVVAMHHPPFACGIEHMDVQSLDASDAAKLAAVVRRFDNVERVICGHVHRPIHTRFAGTVASVCPSPAHQVALDLREGGPSAWVLDPPSFQLHRFTPQTGLVSHLAFVDDAGGAHPFYDAAGKLID comes from the coding sequence ATGCTGTTCGCGCAAATCAGCGACCTTCACATCAAACGCCCCGGCAAACTGGCCTATCGCCGCGTCGATACCGCCACTTATCTCGAGCGTTGCGTGGCACGTCTCAATACGCTTACGCCGCGTCCCGACTTTGTCGTGCTGACGGGCGATCTCGTCGACTTCGGTGCGCGTGAGGAGTACGAACATCTGCGTCGTTTGCTCACGCCGCTGGAAATCCCGTACTACCTCGTCATCGGCAATCACGACGGGCGCGACGCGCTGCGCGAAGTGTTCCCCGAGCATACATATCTTGGTAAGCCGGGCGACTTCGTGCAATACACGGCGATGTTCGGACCGTTGCGTCTGGTTGCGCTCGATACGCAGGATCCGCCTAATGGCGGGGGGAAGCTGTGCGACGAGCGTTTGCAATGGCTCGAAGCGACGCTCGCGAGCGATACGCAAACGCCGACGGTCGTCGCCATGCACCATCCGCCGTTCGCGTGCGGCATCGAGCATATGGACGTTCAGTCGCTCGACGCTTCCGATGCAGCGAAGCTGGCCGCCGTCGTGCGTCGCTTCGACAACGTGGAGCGCGTGATTTGCGGCCACGTGCATCGTCCGATTCATACGCGCTTTGCAGGCACCGTAGCAAGCGTGTGCCCGTCGCCTGCGCATCAGGTCGCGCTCGATCTGCGCGAGGGCGGTCCGTCGGCATGGGTGCTGGATCCGCCGTCGTTCCAGTTGCATCGATTCACGCCGCAGACGGGACTCGTCTCGCATCTCGCATTTGTCGATGACGCGGGGGGCGCGCATCCGTTCTATGACGCGGCGGGCAAATTGATCGACTGA
- a CDS encoding class 1 fructose-bisphosphatase produces the protein MRRKTLTQYLIEQQREFNNIPAELRLLIEVVARACKSISHAVSKGALGGVLGSAGSENVQGEVQKKLDVISNEIMLEANEWGGHLAAMASEEMEDVFHIPNRYPQGEYLLMFDPLDGSSNIDVNVSIGTIFSVLRCPEGVTDPTEKDFLQPGTQQVAAGYAVYGPQTVLVLTTGHGVNCFTLDREMGSWVLTQEGMRIPEDTKEFAINMSNERHWYPPVQRYIGELLQGKEGVRGKDFNMRWIASMVADVHRILTRGGVFMYPADKRDPDKPGKLRIMYEANPMSFLVEQAGGAATNGTQRILDIQPQKLHERVAVFLGSKNEVERVTGYHHEADKK, from the coding sequence ATGCGGCGCAAGACCCTTACTCAATATCTGATCGAACAGCAGCGGGAATTCAACAACATTCCCGCCGAGCTTCGTCTGCTGATCGAAGTCGTCGCACGTGCGTGCAAGTCCATAAGCCACGCCGTGTCCAAGGGCGCGCTCGGCGGTGTCCTGGGCAGCGCCGGCAGCGAGAACGTACAGGGCGAAGTTCAGAAGAAGCTCGACGTGATTTCCAACGAGATCATGCTTGAAGCGAACGAATGGGGTGGCCATCTGGCGGCGATGGCCTCGGAAGAGATGGAAGACGTCTTCCACATTCCGAACCGCTATCCGCAAGGCGAATACCTGCTGATGTTCGATCCGCTCGACGGTTCGTCGAACATCGACGTCAACGTGTCGATCGGCACGATCTTCTCGGTGCTGCGTTGCCCGGAAGGCGTGACGGATCCGACCGAGAAGGACTTCCTGCAACCGGGCACGCAGCAAGTGGCGGCCGGTTATGCGGTGTACGGTCCGCAAACGGTGCTGGTGCTGACGACGGGTCATGGCGTGAATTGCTTCACGCTTGATCGCGAGATGGGTTCGTGGGTGCTGACGCAGGAAGGCATGCGTATTCCGGAAGACACCAAGGAATTCGCGATCAACATGTCGAACGAGCGCCACTGGTATCCGCCGGTGCAGCGTTACATCGGCGAGTTGCTGCAAGGCAAGGAAGGCGTGCGCGGCAAGGACTTCAACATGCGCTGGATCGCGTCGATGGTGGCAGACGTGCATCGCATTCTGACGCGCGGCGGTGTGTTCATGTATCCGGCCGACAAGCGCGATCCGGACAAGCCGGGCAAGCTGCGCATCATGTACGAAGCGAACCCGATGAGCTTCCTCGTCGAGCAGGCAGGCGGCGCAGCCACGAACGGCACGCAGCGCATTCTCGACATTCAGCCGCAGAAGCTGCATGAGCGTGTTGCGGTGTTCCTCGGCTCGAAGAACGAAGTCGAACGGGTGACCGGGTATCACCACGAAGCCGACAAGAAGTAA
- a CDS encoding globin domain-containing protein: MLSAASRPYIDASVPVLREHGLAITRHFYASMFEAHPELRNLFNMGNQASGAQQQSLASAVFAYAANIDNAAALAPVLERIVHKHVSVGITPAHYPIVGRYLLAAIKAVLGDAATSELIAAWDEAYWLLAGELIAAEARLSEQSRAPLGALRELVVADVDRETEHVVSYYLRTPEGGSPGEFAPGQYVSVAVTLPDGLQQRRQYSLSDAPEAPHWRITVKREEANASKPEGMVSNWLHANVKAGDRILVGPAYGEFTLPQDSARPLVLLSAGVGITPMMSMVAALAAKGSRREVLFAHAGRNGSHVALRRHLAFAKTQLPNLRTVTFFEAPLSTDREGIDYTHAGRMDLSRLSLPADADYLMCGPSAFMQTQWRALRDAGVSAGRMRREVFGPDALDHLL, from the coding sequence ATGCTATCCGCCGCATCCCGCCCCTACATCGACGCAAGCGTTCCGGTCTTGCGCGAACACGGTCTTGCGATTACGCGCCACTTCTACGCGAGCATGTTCGAAGCGCATCCTGAGCTGCGCAATCTCTTCAACATGGGCAATCAGGCAAGCGGCGCGCAACAGCAGTCGCTCGCCTCGGCCGTCTTTGCTTACGCCGCGAATATCGACAATGCAGCGGCTCTCGCCCCCGTGCTGGAGCGCATCGTTCACAAGCACGTCTCTGTCGGCATTACGCCGGCGCACTACCCGATCGTCGGACGTTATCTGCTCGCCGCCATCAAGGCCGTGCTGGGCGACGCCGCGACGTCCGAACTCATCGCTGCCTGGGATGAAGCCTACTGGCTGCTCGCTGGCGAGTTGATCGCGGCCGAAGCGCGACTGTCCGAGCAATCGCGTGCGCCTCTGGGCGCACTGCGCGAGCTGGTGGTGGCCGACGTCGACCGCGAGACCGAACACGTCGTGTCGTACTACCTGCGCACGCCGGAAGGCGGCTCGCCGGGCGAGTTCGCACCGGGCCAGTACGTGAGTGTCGCCGTCACGCTGCCGGACGGCCTGCAACAGCGTCGCCAGTACAGCCTCTCGGACGCCCCCGAAGCCCCGCACTGGCGCATCACCGTCAAGCGCGAAGAAGCCAATGCGTCGAAGCCCGAAGGGATGGTCTCGAACTGGTTGCACGCAAACGTCAAGGCGGGCGATCGCATTCTGGTCGGTCCGGCCTACGGCGAATTCACGCTTCCGCAGGACTCCGCCCGTCCGCTCGTGCTACTCAGCGCCGGTGTGGGGATCACGCCGATGATGTCGATGGTCGCAGCGCTGGCCGCCAAGGGCTCGCGTCGCGAAGTGCTGTTCGCCCACGCCGGTCGCAACGGCTCGCATGTGGCGCTGCGCCGTCATCTGGCGTTCGCCAAGACGCAGTTGCCGAATCTGCGCACCGTCACGTTCTTCGAAGCGCCGTTGAGCACGGACCGTGAAGGCATCGACTACACGCATGCCGGACGCATGGACCTCTCTCGTCTCTCGTTGCCTGCCGATGCCGACTACCTGATGTGCGGACCGTCCGCCTTCATGCAGACGCAATGGCGTGCCCTGCGCGACGCGGGTGTATCCGCAGGTCGCATGCGCCGCGAAGTCTTCGGCCCGGACGCCCTGGACCACTTACTGTAA
- a CDS encoding DUF1415 domain-containing protein: MTEKNIPDAASSTNPLQAQDNEAVIAATRHWLTRAVIGLNLCPFAKAVHVKDQIRYVVSAARDMEGVLLDLEKELQWLAQADPQAVDTTLLIVPDALLDFHEYNDALFFAERMLKQLQLEGELQIASFHPDYQFEGTDPDDAENFTNRSPYPILHLLREASIDRAVEAFPEAEAIYERNEALMRKMGVAGYHEWMAQPAEDEDGANDNAIEDDEGNAGK; this comes from the coding sequence ATGACGGAGAAAAACATTCCAGACGCCGCATCCTCGACGAACCCGTTGCAAGCGCAGGACAACGAGGCCGTGATCGCGGCCACGCGCCACTGGCTCACGCGTGCCGTGATCGGCCTGAACCTTTGCCCGTTTGCGAAGGCGGTGCACGTCAAGGATCAGATACGGTATGTCGTGAGCGCTGCGCGCGATATGGAGGGCGTGCTGCTCGATCTGGAGAAGGAATTGCAGTGGCTGGCACAGGCCGACCCGCAAGCTGTCGATACGACGCTGCTGATCGTGCCGGACGCATTGCTCGACTTCCACGAGTACAACGACGCATTGTTCTTTGCCGAGCGCATGCTCAAGCAGTTGCAGCTCGAAGGCGAACTACAGATCGCGAGTTTCCATCCGGACTATCAGTTCGAAGGCACCGATCCGGACGACGCTGAGAATTTCACGAATCGTTCGCCGTATCCGATTCTGCATTTGTTGCGCGAAGCGAGCATCGACCGCGCGGTGGAAGCGTTCCCGGAAGCGGAAGCAATTTACGAACGTAACGAAGCGCTGATGCGCAAGATGGGGGTCGCGGGCTACCACGAATGGATGGCGCAACCCGCCGAAGACGAAGACGGCGCGAACGACAATGCCATCGAGGATGACGAAGGTAACGCCGGGAAGTGA